One Ascaphus truei isolate aAscTru1 chromosome 9, aAscTru1.hap1, whole genome shotgun sequence genomic region harbors:
- the SLC6A17 gene encoding sodium-dependent neutral amino acid transporter SLC6A17, with protein sequence MPKNSKVTQREHCNQHVTESVADLLANEEPVDHKASALNVSGEECRGKQVEENSEEEDRPAWNSKLQYILAQIGYSVGLGNVWRFPYLCQKNGGGAYMVPYLILLILIGIPLFFLELAVGQRIRRGSIGVWNYICPRLGGIGFASCLVCFFVGLYYNVIIGWSIFYFFQSFQYPLPWSKCPTVGNGSASMVEPECDKSSATTYFWYRETLDISDSISDGGTLNWKMTLCLLCAWSIVGLVIIKGIQSSGKVMYFSSLFPYVVLICFLVRGLLLRGSIDGILHMLTPKVEKMLDPQVWREAATQVFFALGLGFGGVIAFSSYNKQDNNCQFDAALVSLINFITSVLATFVVFAVLGFKANVMNEKCVVLNAEKILGFLNAHILSYDLIPPHVNFSHLTTADYSEMYQVIKTVKEDRFQDLHLDACLLEDELNKAVQGTGLAFIAFTEAMTHFPASPFWSVMFFLMLINLGLGSMIGTMAGIITPLMDTFKVRKEVLTVGCCILAFLLGLIFVQRSGNYFVTMFDDYSATLPLTIVVILENIAVAWVYGTKKEPPVLKQRYLETVACWWPFRTGVGRPISSEIFLLSICCFQAEEQFVLYPPWALSLLITLIILAILPVPVVFILWQFQLIPDGSNRLSVSYKKGRMMKDISNLEDNDETRFILSKVPSETPSPMPTHRSYLCPENATPLDLGGASNGRYGSGYVMATTPESEL encoded by the exons ATGCCTAAGAACAGCAAAGTTACTCAGCGAGAACACTGCAACCAGCATGTCACGGAGTCAGTGGCGGACCTGCTGGCCAATGAAGAGCCAGTAGATCACAAGGCGAGCGCCTTAAATGTGTCCGGAGAAGAGTGCAGAGGGAAACAGGTGGAAGAGAATTCCGAGGAAGAGGACAGGCCAGCCTGGAACAGCAAGCTGCAGTATATCCTGGCACAAATCGGCTACTCTGTGGGACTTGGCAACGTCTGGCGATTTCCATATCTGTGCCAGAAAAATGGAGGAG GTGCCTACATGGTCCCCTACCTGATATTACTGATTCTAATTGGCATCCCTCTCTTCTTCCTTGAACTGGCTGTGGGGCAGAGAATCCGTCGAGGTAGTATCGGAGTTTGGAACTACATCTGCCCTCGTCTGGGAGGAATTGGCTTTGCCAGCTGTCTT GTATGTTTCTTTGTTGGCCTTTACTATAATGTCATCATTGGATGGAGCATCTTTTACTTTTTTCAGTCCTTTCAGTACCCTCTACCTTGGAGTAAATGCCCAACCGTGGGAAATGGATCCGCAAGTA TGGTGGAACCAGAGTGTGACAAAAGTTCAGCCACCACTTATTTCTGGTACCGGGAAACCCTGGATATCTCAGATTCTATCTCGGATGGAGGAACTCTCAACTGGAAAATGACACTTTGTTTACTGTGTGCCTGGAGCATTGTAGGATTGGTCATTATCAAAGGCATTCAATCATCAGGCAAG GTGATGTATTTCAGTTCTCTCTTCCCATACGTGGTTCTGATTTGCTTTCTTGTCCGCGGCTTGCTCTTACGAGGATCTATTGATGGTATTCTTCACATGTTAACTCCAAAG GTCGAGAAGATGTTGGACCCGCAGGTGTGGAGAGAGGCAGCAACCCAGGTGTTCTTTGCACTGGGTTTGGGCTTTGGAGGAGTCATTGCGTTCTCGAGTTACAACAAGCAGGATAACAACTGCCAGTTTGATGCCGCACTGGTCTCTCTCATCAACTTCATCACCTCGGTCCTGGCCACTTTCGTCGTATTTGCTGTGCTTGGGTTTAAAGCGAACGTCATGAATGAGAAGTGTGTGGTGCT CAACGCAGAGAAAATTCTCGGCTTTCTGAATGCTCATATTCTCAGCTACGATCTGATCCCACCGCACGTGAATTTCTCTCACCTGACCACGGCCGATTATTCCGAAATGTATCAGGTCATCAAGACGGTGAAGGAAGACCGCTTCCAAGACCTGCACCTGGACGCCTGCTTACTAGAGGATGAACTTAATAAG GCAGTCCAAGGAACCGGTCTGGCTTTCATCGCATTCACGGAGGCAATGACCCATTTCCCGGCCTCTCCCTTCTGGTCGGTTATGTTTTTCTTGATGCTGATTAACCTCGGGCTGGGAAGCATGATCGGCACCATGGCTGGTATTATCACACCCCTTATGGACACCTTTAAGGTCAGAAAAGAAGTTTTGACAG TCGGCTGTTGCATCCTTGCATTCCTCCTGGGCTTGATCTTTGTCCAGCGTTCGGGGAATTATTTCGTCACCATGTTTGATGATTACTCTGCCACACTACCACTCACCATTGTGGTCATCCTGGAAAACATTGCAGTAGCTTGGGTTTATGGCACAAAGAAG gagccacctgtgctgaagcagcgatatcttgAAAccgtggcctgttggtggcccttcagaactggagttggccgccccatcTCTAGCGAAATCTTCCTTCTTTCTATTTGTTGTTTCCAGGCTGAAGAGCAGTTCGTGTTGTACCCTCCGTGGGCCCTCTCCCTGCTCATCACTCTCATAATACTCGCCATCCTCCCCGTCCCTGTCGTCTTCATCCTGTGGCAATTCCAACTCATACCGGACGGGTCCAACCGACTGTCCGTGTCGTACAAAAAAGGTCGAATGATGAAGGACATTTCCAACCTGGAGGACAATGACGAAACCCGCTTCATCCTGAGCAAAGTGCCTAGTGAGACCCCCTCTCCGATGCCCACTCACCGCTCATACCTGTGCCCGGAGAATGCCACTCCTTTGGATTTGGGTGGGGCGTCCAATGGACGGTACGGGAGCGGTTATGTCATGGCGACAACCCCTGAATCAGAACTGTGA